In a genomic window of Tursiops truncatus isolate mTurTru1 chromosome 7, mTurTru1.mat.Y, whole genome shotgun sequence:
- the TMEM198 gene encoding transmembrane protein 198, translating to MPGTAATLRFQLLPPEPDDAFWGAPCEQPLERRYQALPALVCIMCCLFGVVYCFFGYRCFKAVLFLTGLLFGSVVIFLLCYRERVLETQLSAGASAGIALGIGLLCGLVAMLVRSVGLFLVGLLLGLLLAAAALLGSAPYYQPGSVWGPLGLLLGGGLLCALLTLRWPRPLTTLATAVTGAALIATAADYFAELLLLGRYAVERLRAAPVPPLCWRSWALLALWPLLSLMGVLVQWRVTAERDSHTEVVISRQRRRVQLMRIRQQEERKEKRRKKRPPRPPARGPRAPPRPGPPDPAYRRRPVPIKRFNGDILSPSYIQSFRDRQTGSSLSSFMASPTDADYEYGSRGPLTACSGPPMRV from the exons ATGCCGGGCACTGCGGCGACACTTCGGTTCCAGCTGCTGCCCCCCGAGCCAGATGATGCCTTCTGGGGTGCACCCTGCGAACAGCCCCTGGAGCGCAGGTACCAGGCACTGCCAGCCCTCGTCTGCATCATGTGCTGTCTGTTTGGAGTCGTCTACTGCTTCTTCG GTTACCGCTGCTTCAAGGCAGTACTCTTCCTCACTGGGTTGCTGTTTGGCTCGGTGGTCATCTTCCTGCTGTGCTACCGAGAGCGGGTGCTGGAGACGCAGCTGAGTGCCGGGGCGAGTGCAGGCATCGCGCTGGGCATCGGGCTGCTCTGCGGGCTGGTGGCCATGCTGGTGCGCAGCGTGGGCCTCTTCCTGGTAGGGCTGCTGCTCGGCCTACTGCTCGCCGCCGCCGCCCTACTGGGCTCCGCGCCCTACTACCAGCCAGGCTCTGTTTGGGGCcccctggggctgctgctgggggGCGGCCTGCTCTGCGCCCTGCTCACGCTGCGCTGGCCCCGCCCGCTCACCACCCTGGCCACCGCCGTGACGGGTGCCGCGCTCATCGCCACGGCTGCCGACTACTTTGCcgagctgctgctgctggggcGCTACGCAGTGGAGCGTCTGCGGGCCGCCCCCGTGCCCCCCCTCTGCTGGCGGAGCTGGGCCCTGCTGGCACTTTGGCCCCTGCTCAGCCTGATGGGCGTTCTGGTGCAGTGGCGGGTGACCGCCGAGCGGGACTCCCACACGGAAG TGGTCATCAGCCGGCAGCGCCGTCGTGTGCAGCTGATGAGGATTCGGCAGCAGGAAGAGCGCAAGGAGAAGCGGCGCAAGAAGAGACCCCCAAGGCCTCCCGCTAGAGGCCCCCGGGCTCCTCCAAGGCCTGGGCCCCCTGACCCTGCTTATCGGCGCAGGCCAGTGCCCATCAAACGCTTCAACGGAGACATCCTCTCCCCG AGCTACATCCAGAGCTTCCGGGACCGGCAGACAGGGAGCTCGCTGAGCTCCTTCATGGCCTCGCCCACAGATGCGGACTATGAGTACGGGTCCCGGGGACCGCTGACGGCCTGCTCTGGGCCCCCCATGCGGGTATAG
- the CHPF gene encoding chondroitin sulfate synthase 2 isoform X1 produces MRASLLLSVLRPAGPVAVGISLGFTLSLLSVTWVEEPCGPGPPQPGDSELPPRGNTNAARRPNSVQPGAERERPGAGAGAGENWEPRVLPYHPAQPGQAAKKAVRTRYISTELGIRQRLLVAVLTSQATLPTLGVAVNRTLGHRLERVVFLTGSRGRRAPSGMAVVTLGEERPIGHLHLALRHLLEQHGNDFDWFFLVPDATYTEAHGLARLAGHLSLAAAAHLYLGRPQDFISGEPAPGRYCHGGFGVLLSRTLLQQLRPHLEACRNDIVSAHPDEWLGRCILDATGVGCTGGHEGVHYSYLELSPGEPVQEGDPRFRSALTAHPVRDPVHMYQLHKAFARAELERTYQEIQELQWEIQNTSRLAADGEWAATWPVGIPAPSRPASRFEVLRWDYFTEQHAFSCADGSPRCPLRGADQADVANVLGAALEELNRRYHPALRLQKQQLVNGYRRFDPARGMEYTLDLQLEALTPQGGRRPLTRRVQLLRPLSRVEILPVPYVTEASRLTVLLPLAAAECDLAPGFLEAFAVAALEPGDSAATLTLLLLYEPRQAQRAAHADVFAPVKARVAELERRFPGARVPWLSVQTATPSPLRLMDLLSKKHPLDTLFLLAGPDTVLTPDFLNRCRMHAISGWQAFFPMHFQAFHPAVAPPQGPGPPELGRDTGRFDRQAANEACFYNSDYVAARARLAAASEQEEELLESLDVYELFLRFSSLHVLRAVEPALLQRYRAQTCSARLSEDLYHRCRQSALEGLGSRTQLAMLLFEQEQGNST; encoded by the exons ATGCGGGCATCGCTGCTGTTGTCGGTGCTGCGGCCCGCAGGGCCCGTGGCCGTGGGCATCTCCCTGGGCTTCACTCTGAGCCTGCTCAGCGTCACCTGGGTGGAGGAGCCTTGTGGCCCAGGGCCGCCCCAACCCGGAGATTCTGAGCTGCCGCCGCGCGGCAACACCAACGCGGCGCGCCGGCCCAACTCGGTGCAGCCCGGAGCGGAGCGCGAGAGGCCCGGGGCCGGTGCAGGCGCCGGGGAGAACTGGGAACCGCGTGTCTTGCCCTACCACCCCGCACAGCCTGGCCAGGCCGCCAAAAAGGCCGTCAG gacccgCTACATCAGCACAGAGCTGGGCATCAGGCAGAGGCTGCTCGTGGCGGTGCTGACCTCACAGGCCACGTTGCCCACACTGGGCGTGGCTGTGAACCGCACGCTGGGGCACCGGCTAGAGCGTGTGGTGTTCCTGACAGGCTCGCGGGGCCGCCGGGCACCATCGGGGATGGCCGTGGTGACGCTAGGCGAGGAGCGGCCCATCGGGCACCTGCACCTGGCACTGCGCCACCTTCTGGAGCAGCACGGCAACGACTTTGACTGGTTCTTCCTAGTGCCCGATGCCACCTACACGGAGGCGCACGGACTGGCTCGCCTGGCTGGCCACCTCAGCCTGGCAGCCGCTGCCCACCTCTATCTGGGCCGGCCCCAGGACTTCATCAGTGGAGAGCCCGCCCCAGGCCGCTACTGCCACGGTGGCTTTGGGGTGCTGCTGTCACGCACGCTGCTGCAGCAGCTGCGCCCCCACCTGGAAGCCTGCCGCAACGACATCGTCAGTGCGCACCCGGATGAGTGGCTGGGCCGCTGCATCCTCGATGCCACCGGGGTGGGCTGCACTGGCGGCCACGAG ggaGTCCATTATAGCTACCTGGAGCTGAGCCCTGGGGAGCCCGTGCAGGAGGGGGACCCTCGTTTCCGCAGTGCCCTGACAGCTCACCCTGTCCGTGACCCTGTACACATGTACCAGCTGCACAAGGCTTTTGCCCGAGCTGAACTGGAACGCACATACCAGGAGATCCAGGAGTTACAG TGGGAGATCCAGAACACCAGCCGTCTGGCAGCGGATGGGGAGTGGGCAGCCACCTGGCCCGTGGGCATTCCAGCACCGTCCCGCCCGGCCTCCCGCTTTGAGGTGCTGCGCTGGGACTATTTCACAGAACAGCATGCTTTCTCCTGCGCTGATGGCTCGCCCCGCTGCCCACTGCGTGGGGCTGACCAGGCTGATGTGGCCAACGTTCTGGGGGCAGCCCTGGAGGAGCTCAACCGCCGGTACCACCCGGCCCTGCGGCTCCAGAAGCAGCAGCTGGTTAATGGCTACCGACGCTTCGATCCTGCCCGGGGTATGGAGTACACGCTGGACTTGCAGCTGGAGGCATTGACCCCGCAGGGTGGCCGCCGGCCCCTCACCCGCCGAGTGCAGCTGCTACGGCCACTGAGTCGCGTGGAGATCTTGCCCGTGCCCTATGTCACCGAGGCCTCGCGTCTCACCGTGTTACTGCCACTGGCTGCAGCCGAGTGTGACCTGGCCCCTGGCTTCCTGGAGGCCTTCGCCGTGGCCGCACTGGAGCCTGGCGATTCTGCAGCAACCCTGACCCTGCTGCTACTGTATGAGCCACGACAGGCACAGCGGGCGGCCCACGCCGATGTCTTTGCACCTGTCAAGGCCCGTGTGGCAGAGCTGGAGCGGCGTTTCCCCGGTGCCCGGGTGCCCTGGCTCAGCGTGCAGACAGCCACACCCTCACCGCTGCGCCTCATGGATCTGCTCTCCAAGAAGCACCCACTGGACACGCTGTTCCTGCTGGCCGGGCCAGACACGGTGCTCACCCCCGACTTCCTGAACCGCTGCCGCATGCATGCCATCTCTGGCTGGCAAGCCTTCTTTCCCATGCACTTCCAGGCCTTCCACCCGGCCGTGGCCCCACCCCAGGGCCCGGGACCCCCTGAATTAGGCCGAGACACAGGCCGCTTTGATCGCCAGGCGGCCAATGAGGCCTGCTTCTACAACTCCGACTACGTGGCGGCCCGAGCGCGGCTGGCGGCGGCCTCGGAACAGGAGGAGGAGCTGCTGGAGAGCCTGGATGTGTATGAGCTGTTCCTGCGCTTCTCCAGCCTGCACGTGCTGCGGGCGGTGGAGCCCGCGCTGCTGCAGCGCTATCGGGCCCAGACGTGCAGCGCGCGGCTTAGCGAGGACCTGTACCACCGCTGCCGCCAGAGTGCGCTCGAGGGCCTCGGCTCCCGCACCCAGCTGGCCATGCTGCTGTTCGAGCAGGAGCAGGGCAACAGCACCTGA
- the CHPF gene encoding chondroitin sulfate synthase 2 isoform X2, translating into MAVVTLGEERPIGHLHLALRHLLEQHGNDFDWFFLVPDATYTEAHGLARLAGHLSLAAAAHLYLGRPQDFISGEPAPGRYCHGGFGVLLSRTLLQQLRPHLEACRNDIVSAHPDEWLGRCILDATGVGCTGGHEGVHYSYLELSPGEPVQEGDPRFRSALTAHPVRDPVHMYQLHKAFARAELERTYQEIQELQWEIQNTSRLAADGEWAATWPVGIPAPSRPASRFEVLRWDYFTEQHAFSCADGSPRCPLRGADQADVANVLGAALEELNRRYHPALRLQKQQLVNGYRRFDPARGMEYTLDLQLEALTPQGGRRPLTRRVQLLRPLSRVEILPVPYVTEASRLTVLLPLAAAECDLAPGFLEAFAVAALEPGDSAATLTLLLLYEPRQAQRAAHADVFAPVKARVAELERRFPGARVPWLSVQTATPSPLRLMDLLSKKHPLDTLFLLAGPDTVLTPDFLNRCRMHAISGWQAFFPMHFQAFHPAVAPPQGPGPPELGRDTGRFDRQAANEACFYNSDYVAARARLAAASEQEEELLESLDVYELFLRFSSLHVLRAVEPALLQRYRAQTCSARLSEDLYHRCRQSALEGLGSRTQLAMLLFEQEQGNST; encoded by the exons ATGGCCGTGGTGACGCTAGGCGAGGAGCGGCCCATCGGGCACCTGCACCTGGCACTGCGCCACCTTCTGGAGCAGCACGGCAACGACTTTGACTGGTTCTTCCTAGTGCCCGATGCCACCTACACGGAGGCGCACGGACTGGCTCGCCTGGCTGGCCACCTCAGCCTGGCAGCCGCTGCCCACCTCTATCTGGGCCGGCCCCAGGACTTCATCAGTGGAGAGCCCGCCCCAGGCCGCTACTGCCACGGTGGCTTTGGGGTGCTGCTGTCACGCACGCTGCTGCAGCAGCTGCGCCCCCACCTGGAAGCCTGCCGCAACGACATCGTCAGTGCGCACCCGGATGAGTGGCTGGGCCGCTGCATCCTCGATGCCACCGGGGTGGGCTGCACTGGCGGCCACGAG ggaGTCCATTATAGCTACCTGGAGCTGAGCCCTGGGGAGCCCGTGCAGGAGGGGGACCCTCGTTTCCGCAGTGCCCTGACAGCTCACCCTGTCCGTGACCCTGTACACATGTACCAGCTGCACAAGGCTTTTGCCCGAGCTGAACTGGAACGCACATACCAGGAGATCCAGGAGTTACAG TGGGAGATCCAGAACACCAGCCGTCTGGCAGCGGATGGGGAGTGGGCAGCCACCTGGCCCGTGGGCATTCCAGCACCGTCCCGCCCGGCCTCCCGCTTTGAGGTGCTGCGCTGGGACTATTTCACAGAACAGCATGCTTTCTCCTGCGCTGATGGCTCGCCCCGCTGCCCACTGCGTGGGGCTGACCAGGCTGATGTGGCCAACGTTCTGGGGGCAGCCCTGGAGGAGCTCAACCGCCGGTACCACCCGGCCCTGCGGCTCCAGAAGCAGCAGCTGGTTAATGGCTACCGACGCTTCGATCCTGCCCGGGGTATGGAGTACACGCTGGACTTGCAGCTGGAGGCATTGACCCCGCAGGGTGGCCGCCGGCCCCTCACCCGCCGAGTGCAGCTGCTACGGCCACTGAGTCGCGTGGAGATCTTGCCCGTGCCCTATGTCACCGAGGCCTCGCGTCTCACCGTGTTACTGCCACTGGCTGCAGCCGAGTGTGACCTGGCCCCTGGCTTCCTGGAGGCCTTCGCCGTGGCCGCACTGGAGCCTGGCGATTCTGCAGCAACCCTGACCCTGCTGCTACTGTATGAGCCACGACAGGCACAGCGGGCGGCCCACGCCGATGTCTTTGCACCTGTCAAGGCCCGTGTGGCAGAGCTGGAGCGGCGTTTCCCCGGTGCCCGGGTGCCCTGGCTCAGCGTGCAGACAGCCACACCCTCACCGCTGCGCCTCATGGATCTGCTCTCCAAGAAGCACCCACTGGACACGCTGTTCCTGCTGGCCGGGCCAGACACGGTGCTCACCCCCGACTTCCTGAACCGCTGCCGCATGCATGCCATCTCTGGCTGGCAAGCCTTCTTTCCCATGCACTTCCAGGCCTTCCACCCGGCCGTGGCCCCACCCCAGGGCCCGGGACCCCCTGAATTAGGCCGAGACACAGGCCGCTTTGATCGCCAGGCGGCCAATGAGGCCTGCTTCTACAACTCCGACTACGTGGCGGCCCGAGCGCGGCTGGCGGCGGCCTCGGAACAGGAGGAGGAGCTGCTGGAGAGCCTGGATGTGTATGAGCTGTTCCTGCGCTTCTCCAGCCTGCACGTGCTGCGGGCGGTGGAGCCCGCGCTGCTGCAGCGCTATCGGGCCCAGACGTGCAGCGCGCGGCTTAGCGAGGACCTGTACCACCGCTGCCGCCAGAGTGCGCTCGAGGGCCTCGGCTCCCGCACCCAGCTGGCCATGCTGCTGTTCGAGCAGGAGCAGGGCAACAGCACCTGA